The Aspergillus fumigatus Af293 chromosome 3, whole genome shotgun sequence region GCAGAGTTCGTGCTTCAGgatcaatctcatccttcttctccgcattccGCCGAGCCCGTTCGATCTGCTCCTgaatctgctgctgctcacGCTCCTCGTCTCCCCTGTCCTGCCGCTCTTTCTTGAGGATCGCCTCCCTTCGTCGCATCGTTTCTGGGCTCCGATCAATGTATGAAACAAACAGACCCTTCTCGGTTTCCTCGACACGGCAAATACCCTCTCGACCGAGGTAGGCCGCAAACTGGGTAAGACTCTTCCATTTGGTGGCGTTCATATGAATGTGCTTTATCAGCGTCAGTGATCTGCCGCCGTAATCCAAATTATTACGCGAGACTCACCTCCTTATCAGCAATAACCTGCTGATAGAATTGATTAACGTGGACCTTCTTCTCGCCATGGGTAGTCTTCAGCAAATTGACAAAGTTGTTCAGAAACTCTCTGCTGAACTCCTCGATATGTTTCTTGGGGTCCTCGCCGATGAGCAGCATCTGTCGTACATGGCTTTCACTCTGTACATGACTGAAGTAGCAAAAAATCAGTATATATTTTCCGGAAAGCTCATAGGATATAGAGAGACTCACCACTTGAAACCGTTCTCATCGCGCATCTGGCGCTGGCAAGCCTGGCAGTACCATCGCAATCTGCCTAAGCCTTTCTATTTCCTGTTAGTGACTTGGTACTTTTCCAATTGTAGGACGGAAATAATGGAACATACGGCTTTGATCCTGTTGCTTATCGCTTTGGTGCTTCCAGCCTCCGCACGAGGCATCTTGAAGGCAGGAAATGCGAAAGGTGTATGGACGGACTAACCAGTTTGATCGAGGATTCAGAGTGCACGCGAGTTCGTTCAAACCGCCGTCCGAATCTTGGAATTGCAAGGGAGGTGAAGGGATATGAAGAGAGCTTCGTTGGCGGCAACCCGAGGCAAGACAGATGTGGCGGGTGACCGGGCTCTGTGGCTAAGGTGTGGTCACGTGATCAAAACGCAAGACTTGATGTGGCTTGTTGTTAGAAGGGACAAGTAGGTATCTCAGAGCAAGAGCTCGATTTGCCTCGAAGGCGCATATCTCCTGGCGGAAAGAGTATATTGAACGCTATTAACTGAGGACCAGACTCCAGCTATCCACCCACATCCAGACAGAATTGCTTTTCTAGAACTGACGCCCACCGTGTAAAGTACAATTGTTGAAaggcaagcagaagaaaatcaCAAATCATAGTATATGTAGAGGGCAACGAGTCCAAAATTGATTAAACGGGAACCGTCGTGGACCAAAGTGGAACACCTCGTTGCTGAATTCTTCGGATCATGGTGAAAACATCGACAAAACGAAACGACATTGCCATACAATCACATCATATATTCATGGATCGCCGACGGCCCGTTCTCATTATACTCCACGCGGCTCATGAAGCCTTTGCTTAATCCTTGGTCAAGGACGAAGACAACCTTGGATGCGACCTGAGCACCCAAAAacaccgcctcctccatgCCATGGCCACCGGTGGACGGGCCGCTGGGCctgccagcagcaccattGCCTATGCCCAAGCCCCCAGCACCACTGGCGCCTGGTGCGTTGGTGTTGCTTTGTTCTTTCCACTCAGGGAAATATTCAGGAGGCTTCAAAGTCTTCACAGAGGTGGGTGTCTGTGAATGACCTGTTGACCGATGGTGGAAAGCAGCGTTAGGGTCGAGCGATGGTGTCCCAGGAGGCATGTTGCCTACCGTTGGGTTGCCGGAGTGAGTTGCAGCAACGAGCAGAGGATTGACGCCATGGCCAGCGGGATGATGCATGAGGCCGGGCTGGCCAGAAGGAACGGGTGTGTTGGTTCCTCCGGTAGGCAACGGCGTGGAGAAATTTGATGGAATCTCAGATGTGAAAATCGTACCTGATGGCGAAAGGATGAACTTCTGTGTGATTACTCCAAGCAAAGCCTGTGTGAAACCTGTGCGATAATATCAGCGTATATGTCAAAGAGAGATACCCATGAAGACCACTAACCCTTGACCTTGCTACCATTTCCCACGACAATCAATGAGTCCCAAAGCTCGCTCCGCTTGGTTGCATCGGGAACGGCGAGAATGGTATGATGTATTTGAGTGGCAATGTCCTCTAGAATTCCATTCGAGAGACGCTCCCCTACGTGTTCTTTGGGAGTTGCTGCTAAGAAGCGCTCGATGCCAACCTCGATGTCTCGCTTTTGACGGATAAATCGCCCAGAACCGTCAGTCGTCTGCTGGTCAGAGTCTAGGCGAACGAATTCTTCGAACTGGAATGAagctttctctttcttggAGTTCGGCAGACGAACAGGTTTCGCAGCCTGATCCGCTGCGCCCTTCTTTGAAGCCTTCtcagccttctccttctccctctttgcGAGAAACTCGCTTGTGTTCCCAGTAACGATGGCCGCAACATCCAGGACcccttcgtcttcctctccttctgcgTTGTTCCCTTCAGCCCCGACTTGAGTGTTGTTGCCTGGGCCACGAGGGACGGATCCATTGACACCCACACCGTCCTGTGCACCTGTCGAGGCCGATGCCGCTGGGTTGGTACCTTGTTGTGCGGTCTCTGCGGTGCCAGGAATTGGTGTTCCCGGCGGTAAAATCTCTGTGATATTGCTTCTCTTCAATTGCTCGCACATTTCCCTTGTGAAGCCCTTGGGTTCCAGTAGTTCCAGAAGCCTTTCAGTCATGTAATCTCCACCGCAACCTTCCAGGGCGATACCTCTTCCGTGTTCATTGACCAGGAAATCGGTCACGGCGGTGACATCGACCTTCCCTTTCCCGACATCGACAACCGTTGCGGTAGATGTTCCGTATCCATAGCAGACTGCCAGTGCAGAATCCATCAAACAAAACGCCGGTGTCTTGAATTTCTCGAAAACAAACTGAGTGATCGCCTCGCGATCACGAGCGGACCAAACTGGCTCAGCAATGAGCATGATTGGTGTGTGGAAAGGCGGGCT contains the following coding sequences:
- a CDS encoding putative C2H2 finger domain protein (Kin17); translation: MPRAEAGSTKAISNRIKAKGLGRLRWYCQACQRQMRDENGFKCHVQSESHVRQMLLIGEDPKKHIEEFSREFLNNFVNLLKTTHGEKKVHVNQFYQQVIADKEHIHMNATKWKSLTQFAAYLGREGICRVEETEKGLFVSYIDRSPETMRRREAILKKERQDRGDEEREQQQIQEQIERARRNAEKKDEIDPEARTLQRKEGEKVKLNIGFGSKTNGESKSGASRTQSPEEKDKEPSSAAPDTSAVESPAAPVEAASQPAAPKLSMSLNNNKPKNVFAAMTKKNPLAGKKGPVLEQPKKMTEQERIMKEEMEAMERKRMRAGSGFPNAKRPKIS